A window of the Brassica napus cultivar Da-Ae chromosome C5, Da-Ae, whole genome shotgun sequence genome harbors these coding sequences:
- the LOC106452713 gene encoding probable E3 ubiquitin-protein ligase RHC1A, which yields MTSRKNTHWCNTCRRGIRLQGEDLRRGGACIHCGNTFLERLCENVDLNPFDLFGLAIQESRNRRDNRRRSVLENQLSFQELFNRLSAQDRRGPPPASLTVINSMPKIKIRKKHLGLDSCCPVCQDRFEVGSFARKMPCKHIYHSECIVPWLVQHNSCPVCRKELPEDGNNGRKNPFLYLWPFTSSGAASNYNGPPFH from the coding sequence ATGACTAGCCGAAAAAACACGCATTGGTGTAATACTTGTAGACGAGGAATCCGTCTTCAAGGAGAAGACCTAAGAAGAGGAGGAGCTTGCATTCACTGCGGTAACACCTTTCTCGAAAGGCTCTGTGAGAATGTTGATCTAAACCCGTTTGATTTATTCGGTTTAGCCATTCAAGAATCTCGTAACCGTCGCGACAACAGAAGAAGATCGGTTCTTGAAAACCAATTGAGTTTTCAAGAGTTGTTTAACCGGCTCTCAGCACAAGACCGCCGTGGTCCACCTCCAGCCTCACTAACCGTGATCAACTCAATGCCAAAGATCAAGATCAGGAAGAAGCATCTCGGTTTGGATTCGTGTTGCCCGGTTTGCCAAGACCGGTTTGAAGTCGGGTCGTTTGCAAGAAAGATGCCGTGTAAACATATCTATCATTCTGAATGTATAGTCCCGTGGCTAGTCCAGCATAATTCTTGTCCAGTGTGTCGCAAAGAGCTGCCAGAAGACGGCAATAATGGTCGAAAAAATCCCTTCTTGTATCTGTGGCCGTTTACATCCTCTGGTGCGGCCTCAAACTATAATGGACCACCTTTTCATTGA